The Kluyvera intermedia genome window below encodes:
- the gldA gene encoding bifunctional L-1,2-propanediol dehydrogenase/glycerol dehydrogenase encodes MDRIIQSPGKYIQGADVITRLGEYLTPMANSWLVVGDKFVLGFAEETLRKSLTGAGLSVEIAPFGGECSQNEINRLQDVANSAKCSAILGIGGGKTLDTAKALAHFMNLPVAIVPTIASTDAPCSALSVLYTDDGEFDRYLMLPHNPNMVIVDTKIVAGAPARLLAAGIGDALATWFEARACSRSGAITMAGGQCTQAALALAELCYNTLIEEGEKAMLAAEQHVVTPALERVIEANTYLSGVGFESGGLAAAHAIHNGMTAIPDAHHFYHGEKVAFGTLTQLVLENASVEEIETVAALCHSVGLPITLAQLDIKENIPVKMRLVAEAACAEGETIHNMPGGADPDRVYAALLVADQYGQRFLQEWE; translated from the coding sequence ATGGATCGCATTATTCAATCACCAGGTAAGTATATTCAGGGTGCTGACGTTATCACGCGTCTTGGCGAGTACTTAACGCCCATGGCGAATAGCTGGCTAGTCGTCGGCGATAAGTTCGTGCTGGGCTTTGCTGAAGAGACGCTGCGAAAAAGCCTGACCGGCGCAGGTCTGTCAGTAGAAATCGCGCCGTTTGGCGGCGAGTGTTCGCAAAATGAAATCAACCGTCTGCAAGACGTGGCAAATAGCGCAAAATGCAGCGCTATTTTGGGTATCGGCGGCGGGAAAACGCTGGATACCGCCAAAGCGCTGGCTCACTTTATGAATCTGCCGGTCGCCATTGTGCCGACCATCGCCTCGACCGATGCGCCGTGCAGCGCGCTGTCAGTACTCTACACCGACGATGGCGAATTTGACCGTTACCTAATGCTGCCGCATAACCCGAACATGGTTATCGTCGACACTAAAATTGTCGCCGGAGCACCTGCTCGACTGCTGGCAGCCGGTATTGGTGATGCATTAGCAACCTGGTTTGAAGCCCGTGCCTGTTCACGCAGTGGCGCTATCACCATGGCTGGCGGCCAATGTACTCAGGCGGCGTTGGCGCTGGCTGAACTGTGCTACAACACGCTTATTGAAGAAGGCGAAAAAGCGATGCTGGCGGCCGAGCAGCACGTGGTCACACCTGCGCTAGAACGCGTTATTGAAGCCAATACTTACTTAAGCGGCGTTGGCTTTGAAAGTGGCGGTCTGGCGGCGGCACATGCGATTCACAACGGCATGACAGCCATCCCGGATGCGCATCACTTCTATCACGGTGAAAAAGTTGCCTTCGGTACGCTGACCCAACTGGTGCTGGAAAACGCTTCGGTGGAAGAAATTGAAACCGTTGCCGCTCTGTGTCACAGCGTTGGTTTGCCAATAACCCTTGCGCAGTTGGATATTAAAGAAAATATTCCGGTGAAAATGCGTCTGGTGGCGGAAGCCGCCTGTGCCGAAGGTGAGACGATTCACAATATGCCGGGTGGTGCAGATCCTGACCGTGTTTACGCGGCGCTGCTGGTGGCCGATCAGTATGGACAGCGTTTCTTGCAGGAGTGGGAGTAA
- the katG gene encoding catalase/peroxidase HPI has protein sequence MSTPDDNQNAGKCPFHHGGGHDQSAGAGTSTKDWWPKQLRVDLLNQHSNRSNPLGEDFDYRKEFSKLDYSALKGDIRTLLTDSQSWWPADWGSYVGLFIRMAWHGAGTYRSMDGRGGAGRGQQRFAPLNSWPDNVSLDKARRLLWPIKQKYGQKISWADLYILAGNVALENSGFRTFGFGAGREDVWEPDLDVNWGDEKAWLAHRDPEELAKRPLAATEMGLIYVNPEGPNASGEPLSAASAIRATFGNMGMDDEETVALIAGGHTLGKTHGAAEATHVGADPEAAPIEAMGLGWASSHGSGAGADAITSGLEVVWTQTPTQWSNYFFENLFKYEWVQTRSPAGAIQFEASDAPDLIPDPFDPEKKRKPTMLVTDLTLRLDPGFEKISRRFLNDPQAFNEAFARAWFKLTHRDMGPKARYIGPEVPKEDLIWQDPLPHAFFQPSAEDIESLKADIAASGLSVSELISVAWASASTFRGGDKRGGANGARLALAPQRSWDVNATAARVLPVLEGIYKSAHKASLADIIVLAGVVGVEKAAKAAGVVVNVPFAPGRVDARQDQTDIEMFELLKPIADGFRNYRAAPGEATTESLLIDKAQLLTLTAPEMTVLVGGLRVLGANFDESQHGVLTDNVGVLSTDFFSNLLDMRTEWKATDASSELFEGRDRMSGEVKYTATRADLVFGSNAVLRALAEVYASSDAKEKFVKDFVAAWVKVMNLDRFDLL, from the coding sequence ATGAGCACGCCAGACGATAACCAGAACGCAGGTAAATGTCCTTTCCACCACGGTGGTGGGCACGATCAAAGCGCAGGCGCTGGCACCAGTACGAAAGACTGGTGGCCGAAGCAGCTTCGCGTCGATCTTCTTAATCAGCACTCCAATCGATCCAACCCGCTGGGTGAGGATTTCGATTACCGCAAAGAATTCAGCAAGCTGGACTACTCCGCGTTAAAAGGCGATATCCGCACGCTATTAACCGATTCTCAATCCTGGTGGCCTGCCGACTGGGGCAGCTATGTAGGGCTGTTTATCCGTATGGCATGGCACGGTGCCGGAACCTACCGTTCAATGGACGGTCGCGGTGGCGCAGGGCGCGGCCAGCAGCGTTTCGCTCCACTGAACTCCTGGCCGGATAACGTCAGCCTGGACAAAGCGCGTCGTCTGCTGTGGCCAATCAAACAGAAATACGGTCAGAAAATATCTTGGGCCGATCTGTACATCCTTGCCGGTAACGTGGCGCTGGAAAACTCCGGCTTCCGTACCTTTGGTTTCGGTGCCGGGCGTGAAGATGTCTGGGAACCGGATCTGGACGTCAACTGGGGTGATGAGAAAGCCTGGCTTGCGCACCGCGATCCAGAAGAGCTGGCGAAACGTCCGCTGGCAGCTACAGAGATGGGCCTTATCTATGTGAACCCAGAAGGGCCAAACGCCAGCGGTGAACCGCTGTCGGCGGCCTCGGCGATTCGCGCCACCTTCGGCAATATGGGTATGGACGATGAAGAGACCGTGGCACTGATAGCCGGCGGTCATACGTTGGGTAAAACCCACGGTGCCGCAGAAGCCACGCATGTTGGCGCTGATCCAGAAGCTGCGCCAATTGAGGCGATGGGCCTGGGTTGGGCTAGCAGCCACGGCAGCGGCGCGGGTGCGGACGCCATTACTTCCGGTCTGGAAGTGGTCTGGACCCAGACGCCAACTCAATGGAGCAACTACTTCTTTGAGAACCTGTTCAAATACGAATGGGTGCAGACCCGCAGTCCGGCTGGCGCTATCCAGTTTGAAGCTTCGGATGCACCGGATTTAATTCCTGATCCGTTCGACCCTGAGAAGAAACGTAAGCCGACCATGCTGGTCACCGACTTGACGCTGCGTCTTGACCCGGGTTTTGAAAAAATCTCTCGTCGCTTCCTTAACGATCCACAGGCGTTTAACGAAGCCTTTGCTCGCGCGTGGTTCAAACTGACTCACCGTGATATGGGGCCAAAAGCGCGTTATATCGGCCCAGAAGTCCCGAAAGAAGATCTGATTTGGCAAGACCCGCTGCCGCATGCGTTCTTCCAGCCTTCTGCGGAAGATATTGAAAGTCTGAAAGCGGATATCGCAGCATCAGGTCTTTCCGTAAGCGAACTGATCTCCGTCGCATGGGCATCTGCTTCTACCTTCCGCGGTGGTGATAAACGCGGCGGCGCTAACGGCGCGCGTCTGGCGCTGGCACCACAGAGAAGCTGGGACGTTAACGCCACAGCCGCTCGCGTTCTGCCGGTGTTAGAAGGTATCTATAAATCGGCGCACAAAGCTTCACTGGCCGATATTATCGTGCTGGCAGGTGTTGTGGGTGTAGAGAAAGCAGCGAAAGCGGCGGGCGTTGTCGTCAACGTTCCATTTGCACCGGGCCGCGTAGATGCGCGCCAGGATCAGACGGATATCGAGATGTTTGAGCTGCTCAAGCCCATTGCCGACGGTTTCCGTAACTATCGTGCGGCACCGGGTGAAGCAACCACTGAGTCCTTGCTTATCGACAAAGCACAGCTGCTGACGCTGACTGCACCGGAAATGACGGTGCTGGTGGGTGGTCTGCGCGTGTTGGGCGCGAACTTCGATGAAAGCCAGCATGGTGTGCTTACTGACAACGTGGGCGTACTCAGCACCGATTTCTTCTCGAATCTGCTGGATATGCGCACTGAGTGGAAAGCGACGGATGCTTCTTCTGAGCTGTTCGAAGGCCGTGACCGTATGAGTGGCGAGGTGAAATACACCGCGACGCGTGCGGATCTGGTGTTTGGTTCCAACGCGGTACTGCGCGCACTGGCTGAGGTTTATGCTTCCAGCGATGCCAAAGAGAAGTTTGTGAAAGACTTCGTTGCGGCATGGGTGAAAGTGATGAACCTAGACCGTTTCGACCTGCTGTAA
- a CDS encoding DMT family transporter gives MTTEGKSNPLALIGLLVLTLIWSYSWIAMKQVTLYIGAFDFTALRCIAGALLLFIVLLLRGRGMRPTPFGYTLAIALLQTCGMIGLAQWALMSGGAGKVAILTYTMPFWVVILAALFLGERMRRLQYGAIGVAAVGLCLVMQPWQLDLSSMKSALLAILSGISWGASAIVAKRMYQRHPGLDLLALTSWQMLYAALVMSMVALLVPQRPIDWQPGVFWALGYSAILATALAWSLWLYVLRNLPAGIASLSTLAVPVFGVLFSWWLLGETPDNLESLGIVLIVFALAIVSLKKRTSQLRSAC, from the coding sequence ATGACCACTGAAGGGAAAAGCAATCCGCTGGCGCTTATTGGCCTGCTAGTGCTGACGCTCATCTGGAGCTACAGCTGGATTGCGATGAAACAGGTGACGCTTTATATCGGCGCCTTCGACTTCACCGCGCTACGCTGTATTGCTGGCGCACTGCTGCTGTTTATCGTTTTACTCCTTCGCGGTCGCGGTATGCGGCCAACACCTTTTGGCTACACGCTGGCGATTGCGCTGTTGCAAACCTGCGGCATGATTGGTTTGGCGCAGTGGGCGCTGATGAGCGGCGGAGCCGGTAAGGTCGCCATTCTGACCTACACCATGCCATTCTGGGTGGTCATTCTGGCGGCGCTATTTCTCGGTGAACGGATGCGGCGGCTGCAATATGGCGCGATTGGCGTGGCGGCGGTAGGGCTATGTCTGGTCATGCAACCGTGGCAGCTTGACCTCTCTTCAATGAAAAGCGCACTGCTGGCGATCCTCTCCGGGATTAGCTGGGGGGCGAGTGCGATTGTCGCCAAACGCATGTACCAGCGTCATCCTGGCCTTGATCTGCTGGCTCTTACCAGTTGGCAAATGCTTTACGCCGCGCTGGTGATGAGTATGGTGGCTCTGCTGGTTCCACAGCGGCCAATTGACTGGCAACCAGGCGTTTTTTGGGCGCTAGGCTATAGCGCCATTCTAGCCACGGCGTTGGCCTGGAGCCTGTGGCTATACGTTCTGCGCAATCTACCTGCAGGCATTGCGAGTCTGAGTACGCTCGCCGTGCCGGTTTTTGGCGTCCTGTTTTCCTGGTGGCTGTTGGGGGAAACGCCGGACAACCTGGAGAGTCTCGGTATCGTGCTGATCGTGTTTGCACTGGCCATTGTGAGTCTTAAAAAGCGTACGTCTCAGCTACGTAGTGCCTGCTAG
- the metF gene encoding methylenetetrahydrofolate reductase gives MSFFHANQREALNQSLADIGQINVSFEFFPPRTSEMEQTLWNSIDRLSILKPKFVSVTYGANSGERDRTHSIIKGIKDRTGLEAVPHLTCIDASRDELRAIAQDYWNNGIRHIVALRGDLPPGSGKPDMYAADLVTLLKDVADFDISVAAYPEVHPEAKSAQADLLNLKRKVDAGANRAITQFFFDVESYLRFRDRCVTAGIDVEIIPGILPVSNFKQAKKFADMTNVRIPSWMSQMFNGLDDDAETRKLVGANIAMDMVKILSREGVKDFHFYTLNRAEMSYAICHTLGVRPA, from the coding sequence ATGAGCTTTTTTCACGCCAACCAGCGGGAAGCGCTGAATCAGAGTCTGGCCGACATTGGGCAGATTAACGTTTCTTTTGAGTTTTTCCCGCCGCGCACCAGTGAAATGGAGCAAACCCTGTGGAACTCCATCGATCGCCTAAGCATCCTGAAACCGAAATTTGTGTCGGTCACCTATGGTGCAAACTCCGGTGAGCGTGATCGTACGCACAGCATTATTAAAGGCATTAAAGACCGTACCGGTCTGGAAGCTGTGCCGCATTTGACCTGCATTGATGCCAGCCGTGACGAGTTGCGCGCTATCGCTCAGGACTACTGGAACAACGGCATTCGCCATATCGTGGCGCTGCGCGGTGACCTGCCGCCGGGCAGCGGTAAGCCGGATATGTATGCGGCCGATCTGGTGACGCTGTTAAAAGACGTAGCGGACTTTGATATCTCCGTCGCGGCGTATCCGGAAGTACACCCGGAAGCCAAAAGCGCTCAGGCTGACCTGCTCAACCTAAAACGTAAAGTGGACGCCGGGGCAAACCGTGCCATCACCCAATTCTTCTTCGATGTGGAAAGCTACCTTCGTTTCCGTGACCGCTGCGTAACCGCGGGTATCGATGTAGAAATTATTCCGGGTATTCTGCCGGTGTCGAACTTCAAGCAGGCGAAAAAATTTGCCGACATGACCAACGTGCGCATCCCTTCATGGATGTCGCAGATGTTCAACGGTCTGGACGATGACGCAGAAACCCGCAAGCTGGTTGGCGCCAATATCGCCATGGACATGGTTAAAATTCTCAGCCGTGAAGGGGTGAAGGACTTCCACTTCTATACCCTGAACCGCGCTGAAATGAGCTACGCCATCTGCCATACCCTGGGCGTGCGCCCGGCGTAA
- a CDS encoding PTS transporter subunit EIIC produces the protein MSLISSFIKSLSKLSMIGRALMLPISLLPAAGLLLAFGDKFHMPLMMNAGGIIFDNLPMLFAIGSAVGLASESGIAALSAAVSVFVTNVTIGTVLSITPEMASQGGKYAMVVGIPTLQMGVFGGLICGILAAWCYNRFHKLQLPEFLGFFSGKRFVAIATALLSFVLGLILPYIWQHIQAGIDALSVIINGDNQAASTFIFGLVERALIPLGLHHIWYPSFWYSFGDYTTHAGQVIHGDQTIWFKMLEEGVKSFSSDTYQNAGKFMQGEFPLMLFALPAACLAMYHEAHTKNKKIAAGILFSAALTCFLTGITEPVEFTFIFVAPILYVFNAIMAGLSYMAMYLLHAHIAKSFSAGLIDYISFGILPSFNGYQTNFLSAIIVGVPMGLIYYFTFRFVIRRFDVKTPGRTETTVTANDKSDTELATDIIGLLGGQKNISSVGSCITRLRLEVEDKKVVDKDGLNNIGARGVVFVGDNGIQVIFGARAQFIAQTMSTMIGK, from the coding sequence ATGAGTCTGATATCGAGCTTTATAAAATCGCTTTCTAAACTGTCGATGATTGGTCGCGCGCTAATGCTGCCAATCTCGCTGCTGCCTGCGGCCGGTCTGCTGCTGGCATTCGGAGATAAATTCCATATGCCGCTGATGATGAACGCGGGCGGGATTATCTTCGATAACCTACCGATGCTGTTCGCCATTGGTTCTGCCGTCGGTCTGGCCTCGGAGTCCGGCATTGCCGCGCTGTCGGCGGCCGTCTCGGTGTTTGTCACCAACGTCACGATCGGTACCGTTTTGAGCATCACCCCTGAAATGGCGAGCCAGGGCGGAAAATACGCCATGGTGGTGGGTATCCCAACCTTGCAGATGGGCGTCTTTGGCGGCTTGATTTGCGGTATCCTGGCAGCGTGGTGTTATAACCGCTTCCACAAACTGCAATTGCCAGAATTCCTCGGCTTCTTCTCCGGTAAGCGCTTTGTCGCTATCGCCACCGCGCTGCTATCGTTCGTGCTCGGACTGATTCTGCCGTACATCTGGCAGCATATTCAGGCCGGTATCGACGCGCTGTCAGTGATCATCAACGGCGATAATCAGGCCGCCTCGACCTTTATATTCGGGCTGGTTGAACGCGCACTGATCCCGCTGGGCCTTCACCACATCTGGTATCCATCGTTCTGGTACTCGTTTGGCGACTACACCACTCACGCAGGCCAGGTGATCCACGGCGACCAGACTATCTGGTTCAAAATGCTGGAAGAAGGCGTGAAATCCTTCAGCAGCGATACTTACCAGAACGCCGGTAAGTTTATGCAGGGTGAATTCCCGCTGATGCTGTTTGCACTGCCGGCGGCCTGTCTGGCGATGTACCACGAAGCACATACCAAGAATAAGAAAATCGCCGCCGGTATTCTGTTCTCCGCCGCGCTGACCTGCTTCCTGACCGGGATAACGGAGCCGGTAGAATTTACCTTTATCTTCGTAGCGCCGATTCTCTACGTCTTCAACGCGATTATGGCCGGCCTTTCTTACATGGCGATGTATCTACTGCATGCACATATTGCCAAATCGTTCTCAGCCGGGCTTATCGATTATATTTCGTTTGGCATCCTGCCATCGTTTAACGGCTACCAGACCAACTTCCTGAGCGCGATTATCGTTGGCGTGCCGATGGGACTGATCTACTACTTCACCTTCCGCTTTGTAATCCGCCGCTTCGACGTTAAAACGCCGGGCCGTACGGAAACCACGGTGACCGCCAATGATAAAAGCGATACCGAACTGGCGACCGACATCATCGGCCTGCTGGGTGGTCAGAAGAATATTTCCTCCGTCGGTTCGTGCATCACGCGACTGCGTCTTGAAGTGGAAGATAAAAAAGTCGTCGATAAAGATGGTTTGAATAATATCGGTGCACGCGGCGTCGTTTTTGTCGGCGATAATGGGATTCAGGTGATATTTGGCGCGCGAGCGCAATTTATCGCGCAAACCATGTCGACGATGATTGGCAAATAA
- the malI gene encoding Mal regulon transcriptional regulator MalI: MKKVSIIDVAKRAGVSVSTVSLVLRQKGKISEATIEKVQAAITELGYVHNIAAANLRSNTSNLIGLILRDFSDSFSIKVMASIVQELESQGFMVFLGQPLNEHEHLERCLLSFKQQGVAGVIYLASDVNRDTLPAQIRQCPLPLVVVSQSPIKEACNLVLRDNQQAASLATRYLIERGHRYIAYLGGQDNNLIRQQRLEGFRNTLTRYGITPREEFTPACGDDTHAASIATRHLLENNNAITAVLCHSPDAMIGCIDGIHKVGRTVGKDVFLTQQVALIGFEDMLHINLTSPAFSYVSSASEETGRQAATLIIRKLKEPTLQCQSITLSGQLVTRESA, translated from the coding sequence TTGAAGAAAGTCAGCATAATTGATGTCGCAAAACGAGCAGGCGTGTCGGTTTCTACCGTCTCACTCGTACTTCGCCAGAAAGGCAAAATCTCCGAGGCGACGATTGAGAAAGTGCAGGCTGCCATCACTGAACTGGGCTATGTCCACAATATTGCCGCTGCCAACCTGCGTTCCAATACCTCGAATCTGATTGGCCTGATCCTGCGGGACTTCAGCGACAGTTTTTCCATCAAGGTGATGGCGAGCATTGTTCAGGAGCTGGAGTCACAGGGCTTTATGGTCTTCCTCGGACAACCGCTCAACGAACATGAGCATCTCGAACGCTGCCTGTTATCGTTCAAGCAGCAAGGTGTCGCCGGGGTGATTTATCTGGCGTCTGACGTGAACCGCGACACGCTGCCGGCACAAATTCGTCAGTGTCCGCTGCCATTAGTCGTGGTGTCGCAGTCGCCCATCAAAGAAGCCTGCAACCTGGTCCTGCGTGATAACCAGCAGGCGGCAAGCCTTGCCACTCGTTATCTTATCGAACGCGGACATCGCTATATTGCCTATCTGGGTGGTCAGGATAATAACCTGATTCGTCAGCAGCGGCTGGAGGGTTTTCGCAATACCTTAACCCGCTACGGCATTACCCCTCGTGAAGAATTTACCCCAGCCTGCGGCGATGACACGCACGCTGCCAGTATCGCCACCCGCCATTTACTGGAAAATAATAACGCCATCACTGCCGTGTTGTGTCACTCGCCCGATGCGATGATCGGCTGCATTGATGGGATTCATAAAGTAGGCCGCACCGTGGGGAAGGACGTGTTTCTCACCCAGCAGGTGGCGCTGATTGGCTTTGAGGATATGCTGCATATCAACCTCACCTCCCCGGCGTTTAGCTATGTCTCGTCTGCCAGCGAAGAGACCGGGCGTCAGGCGGCAACGCTTATCATCCGCAAGCTCAAAGAGCCGACGTTGCAATGCCAGTCTATTACGCTGTCTGGGCAACTGGTGACGCGCGAGTCGGCTTAA
- a CDS encoding LysR family transcriptional regulator yields the protein MTTSPLHSLDIRLLRYFAVVAQENNMSRAAQRLFMSQPPLSRHIRLLEERLGMTLFVRHTKGLTLTDEGLRVLEIIRPLLAQQDKTYAALSQLGQAGSQSMRLGLTTAFEQGVFASLEMQLEAQVTTLNIVRHGSPELVRQVRRGKLDAALVALPLETDGLTVIPLALQEPLIAALPAQWPEAKADSLTLAALSERPLFWFKRERNPAFFDYTRDIFRHAGYSPTCVEEPLEHDVLLARIARGDGVSLFPSSFAAIQRQGVVFRPLSDSPLRVQSGLVMLAENEARFGWLASVV from the coding sequence ATGACAACTTCTCCGCTTCATTCTCTGGACATTCGCCTGCTGCGCTACTTTGCGGTGGTGGCCCAGGAGAACAACATGAGCCGTGCGGCACAGCGCCTGTTTATGTCGCAGCCGCCGCTCAGCCGCCATATTCGCCTGCTTGAAGAACGGCTGGGGATGACGCTTTTTGTCCGCCATACCAAAGGGCTGACGCTCACGGATGAGGGGCTGCGCGTGCTGGAGATTATCCGCCCGTTGCTGGCGCAGCAGGATAAAACCTATGCCGCGTTGAGTCAGCTTGGGCAAGCCGGTTCGCAGTCGATGCGTTTAGGGCTAACGACCGCGTTTGAGCAGGGAGTATTTGCCTCGCTGGAAATGCAGCTTGAAGCGCAAGTGACGACATTGAATATTGTGCGCCACGGTTCACCGGAACTGGTGCGTCAGGTGCGTCGTGGCAAACTAGACGCGGCGCTGGTGGCGTTGCCGCTGGAGACTGACGGGCTTACCGTGATTCCATTGGCCTTGCAGGAACCGCTGATTGCTGCCTTGCCAGCTCAATGGCCGGAAGCTAAAGCCGATTCGCTAACGCTAGCTGCGCTCAGCGAGCGCCCTCTCTTCTGGTTTAAGCGCGAACGTAATCCGGCCTTTTTCGACTACACGCGGGATATTTTTCGCCACGCAGGCTACTCGCCAACATGTGTTGAGGAACCGCTTGAACATGACGTTTTGCTGGCGCGTATCGCCCGTGGCGATGGCGTGAGCCTGTTTCCCTCGTCGTTTGCCGCAATCCAGCGGCAGGGTGTGGTTTTTCGTCCGCTAAGCGATAGCCCATTACGCGTGCAGTCTGGGCTGGTGATGCTGGCAGAAAATGAAGCGCGGTTTGGCTGGTTAGCGAGCGTCGTTTAA
- a CDS encoding carboxymuconolactone decarboxylase family protein → MHSERYITGQKMLQQVDGKGGDAVVESLKEIAPDFARYLLEFPFGDIYARPGLDLRSREIATVAALTAMGNATPQLKVHIAAALHVGLTQEEIIEVIMQMAVYSGFPAALNGLFAAKEVFAKG, encoded by the coding sequence ATGCATTCAGAACGCTATATTACCGGGCAGAAAATGTTGCAACAGGTTGATGGTAAAGGGGGTGACGCGGTCGTCGAGAGCCTGAAAGAAATTGCGCCAGACTTCGCCCGCTACCTGCTCGAGTTTCCCTTTGGCGATATCTATGCCCGTCCGGGTCTGGATTTACGCAGCCGGGAAATTGCCACCGTCGCCGCACTTACCGCGATGGGAAACGCCACGCCGCAGCTAAAAGTGCATATTGCCGCCGCGCTGCACGTGGGGTTAACGCAGGAGGAGATTATTGAAGTGATTATGCAGATGGCCGTTTACTCCGGGTTCCCGGCGGCGCTGAACGGACTGTTCGCGGCAAAAGAGGTATTTGCAAAAGGGTGA